Genomic segment of Salvia hispanica cultivar TCC Black 2014 chromosome 2, UniMelb_Shisp_WGS_1.0, whole genome shotgun sequence:
CACAATCTAACCTTCgcaaaagagaaaagaggCGATCTCATATAGCAATGGAAGTACCGGACAGGAACTCTGAGCTCATTGGATATTGATGACACAAACAATGCAAATTCACGCTCCTCATAGAAACCAATGAGGTAGATTTGAGCTAAATTCGGTATCTAACGCGAGCAACATACAATAAAAGGAATTAGTCAACCTCTTACCTTCACAATCATGAAGAAGGCAACACAATTCTTGTGCttcctttcatttttacatgCTCTCAACTTCATTAATACCACAAATCAAAAGCAActataaaatgatgaaatgaaTAATACGCCAACGCGCATTTGAGCATACCCTTTTACAAGCAGATATAGGATGATTAACCATTGGCTGTCCAGCCAATGGGAATAGGGGCTTTGGAGTATTAAGTGATAATGGCCTAAATCTGGTCCCTGCATTTGCAAAACCATCACCAAACAATCAAGAAAGAGGACTAAAGTTGTCATTATTGCCCAAGTTTCTCTCCTAACAAACTCACAGAATCTATAACATGGACATCAAAAGCATAAGCAATTCACAATTATACAAGACGCAAACATTGCTGATCAATCATCATTAGCCAAAGCTACCAGCATTAAGCAAGAAAGAAAAGCTGAAGATGATACCTTTAGTTGGGCCACCCACCATGATCACAGCAACAACTCTCTCTTCTGAACCCCCCATTTTCCCAAACACCAGCAAAAGAAGACAAGAATGAAAAAGGCCCTAAACAACCAGATCTCTAAACTCACTCCCAGATTAGTTCAACAACGGAActtagtatttattaaatgaaataatcaaTTTGCAATAAAACACTGCAACAGGACAAGAAATCCTTGAACCAATCTGTGAGCTGAAAAGGGTAAGAAGTGAACAATGAAAGAATGCTTCGAGATTGActgaacaaataaaaatctaaacacAATTGAAGATAAAATCTGTCAGTCAGGTAATTTTCAACTGGGGTGTGGGGTGGGGTGGCATTGGCAAGCTTCCACCTTAAATTtcaagaaagagagagaaatatggGGTGGCACGTTGGTTGCATGTGGGGCAGAATGCATTGCCAATGACAGCTTAATACAAAGAACACATTTTTTGATAGTGAGTGAATGCTTCAGAGACAAGGGTATAATTCAGTTGGATTAAAggcaaatcaaattcaattgaTGGGATTTTGGGTTGCTGAATCTTGAATTATTGAAGGTAAATCTACGTCaacaattattgaaatttgacgAAATTAAGAATTGgatttagaattaaaaagtgatggattaaaaaaattggaatttgatttgatttgatgtgtgtatgtatttaattttaatctgtTATGAAATAGactttttgtcttttttttgtttttcttctaaaCAAACTTAATTTCGTTATGTCAAGAAACAGCCCTACTTAATGCTTAATTACTCTAAAATGTTcaattggattttttttttggttaattagCTGTAACACCGTTTAAGGATTCATTCGGACTAATTTTCAATAGTTGTTGACGtgattacaaatttacaatcatgatttttaaataacaatagTTATAAGTTGCTCTTGCTTTGTAAAtcatttctactttttttgaAAGCAACTCATATATCCACTTTTTGACATTACGAATTCACTAATCAATTGTCTTAATTGAGAGTAGTTAATATCAGGAATGAATCATGGAGTAGTAAAGATTTTGACGTTTTGTTttgcatttcaattttcaactcTTTGTTGGTCTACCTATAATGTCCTGCTACAGTGACGAGCTTAATGAAATCATTTAATTCTGAAAAAGTGGCCACATTTCATAATTGAACAAAAATCTTGTGTATAGTTAATTAAGTGTTacataatttagaaatttgttttgaatttataagttcataaaattaaataagaaatttagAACGGATACATTGTACATTCCGTTACACATTATTTACAGCAACGTTTTATTGGtttctactaatttattttaatttgactagtattagagaaaatataatgattCCGTTACAATTATTACGactagggctggggaaaaataccgaaataccggccttatcgtaccgaaaaatTACagaaaataccgaattttcagtataccgtgactttcggtacggtatgataccttaccgaaagattccggtaaggtaacggtatgaattttcaaataccgcggtataccgctgcataccgaaattcggtatataccgtaaattaaggtatataccgtaaactaaggtatataccacaaaaatataaacacaattatatataaaatatattttatatatttttaaattataaaatctatcataaaatataaatataattatgaatacattatatttaatttatttttaaaattataaaatataaataatattctagaaactttaattttttattttaattgatgttgaaagtcaggtatactgtaaaagtaaggtataccgaacttcggtacggtatatCGAAAATGAGATACGGTATTGGTATGGAAAttcgtcataccgaaaataaggtatatcgaagttcggtataccgaaaactttggtaaggtaaaggtatgactttttcgcataccgtatttacggtaaggtatacggtatggtggtttcagtaaggtataccgtacctacccacccctaatTACGACTATAGTCTATAATATGCGTGTGTTTGtattttaaaccaaaaaaaatagcttTGAAACCGATAATTTTGATCaatttgttaaattaaaaaatgaaattaaggCTGGTCCAATTTATATTTagataaatatttgattttatcctATCATTTTAGTATTTCACGAAAATATCTTAACGGCTAGTTGCAACACCTACCTagcattttaattttcgtatAAAAATGTCCTAAAAAAATTTTGGTCCACCCAAATTTGAGGTGTGAACCGAATTAAAATGTGCTTGGCTGAAATGGTGTTGATGGAAACACACACATcatttagaaaagaaaaagaaaaagaaaaactcaTGTCTAACTAAATgtataatcatatttaattaatctcattATAATTGATTgaacatgtattatatttgattgattaaattaatttcaaacttaattttaaatgaataattatataataacgAGTCATAGTCACCATCTccgactaaaataatctcacaacttaatcctaaatagataattatattatcCTATAATGATGAATAATAACAATTGAATCATAACAACCGAACGATACCTAAATAGTCCTTTATCAACTTATTAATCATCGAAAGAGGCCCCAAATCCCTAGCACGGGCACTGTAACGCGACATTAGATCTAAACTCAAACATACAAATTCAAATGATGGTTGCAACAGACaaataaaagacaaaatagagaagttttttattttttttaaaatgatgaGAGATTCGACTTCAAACATTAGTTCTATAGACGAATTAAGGTAGTGGAACCTCTATAGAGCAATAAGGCTATAGCCGTATAGGAATCTTGCCATTTTGGAAGCTTCATTCTCCACTTTAAAGAAGCAATCACTCTTCAATCTGGGGGAAAATGCAGAAGCTTCTTCATAGCTTGGAAGGAGACTTGTACCAACCCCATGGCTCGTCCGAGATGTACTGCGTCACCTGCTTCACATTCAAGTAGTTGTCCAGTCCCCTATTACAGAAACAGATATTCAGTCATGCTAAATCAATGGGAGAATGAACGAAACGAAACGAGACGTGAGACGATAAGGATATTATGAATACCATTCCCCAAGTTCCCGGCCAAAACCGCTGCGTTTCCTGCCTCCCCAAGGTGCTTGGGAGAAGCATGGCTGTGAGCAGTTCACCCAGACAATGCCAGATTGAATTGcctgtaaaaaaaataatgacattCAATATAATGCGTGGCGATCGTCGTTGTTTCTAGAGGTCCGTGTGAAGATACTCACCTTAGTCAGACGCTCACATCTTTCCAGATCTTTGGATAATACAGCAGAACCTAAGCCATATCTGAAAAGATAAATTCACACATGACAAATTTCAGATACAACAACCGAAAgaggaaaagttagtgggtaTTAGTTGCAGAGTGTGAGAGATGGCTCACTGGGTGTCATTTGCAAGTTCAATGGCTTCCTCTTCGGTTGCAAATGTTTTAACGCAAAGAACAGGTCCGAATACTTCCTCTCTCCAGATATGCATCGATGTCTTTACATCTGTTATTATAGTTGGAAGGACGAAATAGCCTTTCTTTAGATGCTGCAAGTTAACAATAAGGCTTAGTTAATTCCATTGCATGATGTTCCACAGGCACCCAAATGTTAAGGGAGTCTTGTACCTGAGGTCGTGAACCTCCATACAATATTGTGGCACCTTCCTCCTTAGCTATCGAGATGCACTTGAGCACTTTCTCATACTGTAAAATTACAAGATTTGAATACCAGAGTTATGTACTCTTTTTTCTCATGAGCACTTGAATACCAGAGGCAAGAGGGACAGACGGAGTTTTAATCCTAGACCTCATGATTCACACAATTACACAAGAGAGGTCCGCTATCGGTGACTGAAATAATTGGTCTCATGACATTACCCAATACACAAGAAATATGGATGGTTACTCACCTGTCCAGCACTAACAACAGGACCAAGCCTGCAGCCTTCCTCTAAGGGGTTAGATACTTTAATGTTCTCACACCATTTCACAAGCTTTTCCAGGAATGCTGCAGCAATGCTTTCCTGAAATATTTCCACAAAGTCGGACAAAAAGTTTATAACAAGAGCTAATTCGATATTTCGGGGGTCTTTTTGTTGAGTGGGTGGGGTGGAGTTTGGGTTAATCAATATCATCTCCAAGCTTACATGCACTATGAGTCGAGAAGTAGCGCTGCATATCTGACCATTTGTCCAAAAGCAACCAAAGGCAGTCCACTCGGCAGCTGATTGAATAGCAAACATGGAAGAAAGAAAGTGAGCATcctttcttgaaaaatcagTGTATTAGGCCAGTTCtacttcaaataatatttttcatataattaaaaggCTCAAACCTTTATCAAGATCAACATCCTCAAAGACCACAATTGGACTTTTTCCGCCAAGCTCAAGTGTTACTGGCTGAAATCAGGAATGGTTTCCATTTTCTTAGAATTCTGAGAAGAAAATCACACAatcaaagataaaatactGCAATGAACATACTTTCACAAGCTGTGCTGCAGCTGTCATAATTTTGCTTCCTGTGGCAGTGCTCCCCGTGAATGCTATCTGTTATATCAAATATGAAAGCATGATCACCACATCATTGGTATTGAAACCCATGCAAACAAGTACTTAAATTCCATTATATTAACCTTGTCAACATGAGGATGAGAAGCCAAAGGAGCACCGGCTTCTGGCCCCAAACCAGTCAAGACGTTGAGAACACCAGGTGGAAGACCAACCTCCCTGCACACGTCGGCCAACTCCAAACACGTGCTGCAGTTGAAATAGTAGAGATTAATTTAGAGACGTCCAGCAACTAGTTGCTACTAGAAGAGTCTAACACTCTGCCTCAAATGTGGATCAAGAAATACAGCTACCTCgtttaaatgtaaaaaactTATGGTTATGGCAAAGTATATATAAAGTCATTTCCAAATAAGactttaaatatgtaaatactACTGTATTACATATAGTGAaggtatatatgtatatagtttaataaataaagcattgtaaatattttaagtacATTCACCAGGATTACTGGAACTTATCATATCTAGATTTGgttattaaaatacaatagaTTCATTTTCAATACCTAAAGTGAACAGGTATGCTATATATCAACGAAGAAGGCGTACATGGATGCTAATTCGGACGGTTTGAGTATTGCAGCACATCCAGCTGCCAGGGCAGGGGCCACTTTCCATGTTGCCATCAGCATAGGGTAGTTCCTAAATGACAAAGCAGTGGTTCCAGAACAATGAGTACTATTGCTCCTCCATGTAGTATGAAATAGCCAAtataattggtcaaatttAAACAATCAACACAACTGAagagtatttaaaaaattcagaaaGTGACCTAAATGCATCTGTAGCAGTAAGAAACATAAaattcacattaaaaaatcatcaacacAAAGTTTATATCATTTATACAGTAAATAACATAAGTATAAATGTCAAAGTCTAAGACAAGGATTTGTACTACTTTAGAGATGAGTTTCTAAATTACTCAAATAGCTTGAATAAAATTCCATTCTGAAAACTATTGATCAAAATTCATGCTCACATAATTCACCGAGATCTTTACTTATCATCAAAACAATGATTTTTCCAGCTCTTTACCTGTCTAACCAGACAGCAATGATAATTTATATACTCATCCAGAAACATAAAAGGGGAACTTGCATGTATAAACTATCCCCTCAGCCAACTCAAAACTAAGCTAAACAACTAGTATATCTTAATCATTCAAGTGTGACCAGGAGAAGCCAAAAGATACTAAATGCTTGAAAATCATTCATAGGTCTCTCTCAAAGGGAAAATAATATAACATGAAACCAGTATTCCTTCTCTTTGTAATTTTGGAGAAATATAGCAAAATTCAACATACCATGGCGTGATCAAACCAACCACCCCAATAGGTTCTCTTATAACGTGACATTTAAATGTATCCATGGGCAAGGCAACAGGACTCTTCTGCTTTTTGTCCAAGGCCTCAGCGATGTCAGCATAGTATTCGAAACATCCAGCAACATCATCCTGAGTATGACTTTATATCAGCATATGCAGTGATACAGAAAAAACAAAGGCATTAGAAGTATACGATATCCCAAGCTGCTTCGTCAAGCGGCTTCCCAGAGTCGAGTGATTCAAGTTTTGCAAGCTCTGATTTCCTCTCCGTAACCTACATGTGACAAGATAAAGGTAAGCATCCAAACGCCTAGGGAACTTCCACAACTACCCAGAATATTGgtaaatatgttaattttgaattataaacATCTAATACAAATCAGCAATCAGATAAAAACTCAAGGACCTTCGCAGCAATTGCTCGTAAATACTTGGCACGATGAGCACCAGTTGCAGAAGCCCAATCCTTCCCCCCATTTCGACTAAGTGCTCTGCGGGCTGCTTCCACAGCAATATTTACATCCTCCGATGTAGCTGCCGGAATATCCCCTGAAACACACAAACACCAGAGCAGAAAACATCTAAAGAATCAGACTTCAGCAGCACTACTAGACATCGATATACTGTTTGTATTCTTATTGGATCTACAGTGAATTACAAGATTTAAACTTAATTCACGCAGAAATTGTCCATCTAATGAAGCAGTAATTCACGAGATTTAAAGTTAACCGCGCAGTAAATAACCATTTGGCCGACTTCTACTGCTTCCGACTAACAAGCATATCGCTATTTCATTAAAACCGATCGGGGGTTTTAGTTTTCTGCTTAGCGCAATGcgaaaaaacccaaaaaaaatatgcaatctTGAACACAAATTGAGTttaaaacaaagaaagaaaaggaagtaGAAGTAGAACTAGGAATATCAGAGCCAAAAATAGTTAGGGAAACATACCGATAATTTCTTCGGTGGCGGGATTGGTGACGGAGAGGCGTTTTCTGTTGACGGGCTCTCTCCATTCACCGTCGATGAAGAGCTGGCGGCGAGGAATTGGGATTGACATAGTTGAGCAGAGCTGTTGGATGATCACTGTAGctgatttttttaacattggtgtatatacttttataatttaatttctaaagaTAGCGACAAACAAAACATGGGAAATTGGGCAATTCGACACGTATCTCGTATTCTCAAATCTCAATCACtcccttaatttttttaatcatattgaagcagtataattttttaattcatttcttacttaaaaaatactaactctgtcccattaaatatgcaatatctAGAAATCAGCACAGCACGAATTTTTATGTAGAGTTATTTcatgagttaatgaaaaaagaggaaaataagagaaataaaaaagtagggatagagatgtttccatttgaaaaaatattttattttcaatggaataaactaaaaaggaaatcgtttcatttctaataggacagaggaagtaatattgaagcagtataagtttttaattcatttcttaCTTAAAAAATAACGGATAGTACGGTTCAATCTACTCCATTACCCTTCctttttaagtatttataaATCTCATTATTATTTACTCTTTTCGTCTCataataaatgttaaatttGGGTGatgatacaaaattttaagaagatgttaatttatgttaaatgataaaaaaaaatagtatattttatatattgatttgagaataaatttcttctaaaaataaaatatgacctaaactaaaaagaacaTGTTAGGAGACCGACGAAGTACTtatgctactccctccgtattTAAAGAATACGTAATTTGGATTCGACACGAGTTTAAcgtaaaattagtaaattaagagaagtatggagagaaaaagtaattaaagtattgttagtgaagaatgagtCCCCcttcattagagagaaaaaagtttatGAAATTAGATagtgtatatttttgtggaaaaaaaaaagataggagtatatgtttgtgtggaatggagagagaatattcTAACTGAACTAATTTccttttaatgaaattatgatATTCATTAACATAAATTATTGCTATAATTAGAGCCCCAATTGTGCGGTTTGGCCCTGACTTCGGTGGTGAGTCTGAATCTTTTTTGTCATTGTTGTAGCCGAGTCTGACCTGGCCCACGACCTTGTACCCCAGCCAACACATCTCGCTAGTGTCATCTGACATGGCATCCACATTGCGAATACTATTGTCTATTTAGATAAGGACcgacaaatttttaaatagctACTCTATCAGTCTACCAATAGTCCAATTGTCCAATATTACGTTAATTTGATCGggtatgaattttaagaaatatagtaaaaaataaatggaaaagattagtggaaagtggaccctacttttatatacttccCTCAGTCGCACAATAGGAGTCACTTTTATTGTGGgaacggattttaagaaatgtaaataatagtggaatatgagactcattttttattatactagttttataataaatgtgagtgaagtgagttagtgaaatgtgagacatatttactatttatagtaaaaatgaagtatgactcttattgtggaatgaccaaaatggtaaagtgtgagtcttattgtgggacggagagagtattagttgtagtgaaatgtaattagaataaaattagtagaatatggaatctattactaaaattagtaaaaaaataaatgaaatacttTGTTATGGAtggatgaaaataataaaatgaaacatttattaaTGGGAAAGGAATTGTTTAGAATTATAGAAACGTGTAATGTGTAGCTGTGTAGGCGGGTAGCGGGCCGTTGTGAGTTAATAGATTTTGACAACACAAGCCGACTTATAGAAACGTGTAATTGATGCTACATCAGTTATGTCTAAAAcatcaattattcaattttttcaaacttaACTTTAGGATTTTCGGCACTAGTGTCATCGTCAATTTgcagaaaatggaaataaatgaACTTGTTAATGGAGAATTTATTAGTAAGTACCAcgtgataaaataaaaaacgaaatCCAGaatcaaacattaaaaattgGAAGGTTGTTACTCAATTATGCTAATATCCAATTCTCTTTGCTTCCATTTCccatgtaataaaaaatactagtaataaaaatttcattctgTATTCAAACTttgaactaattaatttattttcaaacaaatacAAATTGAGTTCTGCATGAAAGCAACATCGACATATATACGCGGCACAATCTCCCCCAATAAACACACCCACACCCACACCCACACCCACACGGCACGCCAACtttgttttagaaaaatggCCTTGCTTTTTTACGTACTTACTagtataatactagtagtcCGTTCCAGGGAAGATAGACCCATTTATTGGGTGACATAGGAATtcatgcaactttattttatatgtaaataagagagaataaagtaaaataaagaaaataaaagtgtttccatttttaataatagatCATCTTTGATGGAATGGAGGGAATACTACAAACCATTCTCTTTCCTTCCCATCAAAATATTAGGagttgttttctttttttttattttgttctccctcaaaataatcacatctattctttcaactttttaatactagtagtagttttctttttttattttgttctatcccataaaataatctcatctATTaagtcttctttttttcttataaaatgatatttatttttcactaataatttttcaaccatttcttctttctatatattttctattttaccatattaaaatttatgtcattCCCAAAATTCTTATTTGTATCGGAtaaagggagtattatttgtataaaaaaaatgatgatgcaTAGTAAAGGATTGCCCAACAAGATCAAATCGTATCGATTTCGATTTTCCACCAAGATTCAGAGTGAGGTGGCCGTATGTCATCAAGATTACACAAGATCACTTTGAGCTGGCtgtaaatatttaatactactagtatatatggaatttataagaataaaataaacgCACTGCATAAAACTATCCTTCAGTTTTAAATCAAATCGCACCGATTTATTGTCAACATAGGTTGAaattattgttgaaaaaaatgttttattatcAACCGCTAACGCATGATTATCATCTATGGATTAACAAAAGGCACGTGCCATTCATTTTTAAGGAAGTATCAAGGGCATCCTATTGTTCAAAGGGGCAGACACTACCGGGCttggaaaattcaaaattgttttaatgGGTACATGTTGAAGGGAATTTTGATAGCTCtcgaattaaattgataagaaTTTATAATAGCAAATCCAACTATCgataaacaaatttaaatttaaaccttttaatatttatttcagtaagtgttaaataaaagttaaactGAAATTGGGGTGGGTTTTGGGAGGCCCGCCTGAGCGAGTTCTGCAAAAGAGGCAGCGTCTACGCCTCGGCCAGCCTATAACCCCTCCATAAATTCATGCACCATTATTGGAGATGCGGCGGCCGGTTCTCACCTTCCGCTTTGTTTTCCTTACTCATTAGTTTAAGGCAATTTTCTTCCTTCTCCTTCCCTCTTTATTTATACCTCACTCACTCTTACAACACTCCTCTCCACTTTCGATGTGGGACTTAAACAACTTCTACTAATATTGTTCCTTCAAATACTTTTCATATAGCCACCTCGATATGTTGAGGGCGTCGCCGCTGCTACTGGTGGAGAACACGCCGCCGCCACTCTGCCACTCGTTTGTTAGCTTGATCCACTCCTTCCTCCACTCTCT
This window contains:
- the LOC125207327 gene encoding aminoaldehyde dehydrogenase 2, peroxisomal, with protein sequence MLKKSATVIIQQLCSTMSIPIPRRQLFIDGEWREPVNRKRLSVTNPATEEIIGDIPAATSEDVNIAVEAARRALSRNGGKDWASATGAHRAKYLRAIAAKVTERKSELAKLESLDSGKPLDEAAWDIDDVAGCFEYYADIAEALDKKQKSPVALPMDTFKCHVIREPIGVVGLITPWNYPMLMATWKVAPALAAGCAAILKPSELASITCLELADVCREVGLPPGVLNVLTGLGPEAGAPLASHPHVDKIAFTGSTATGSKIMTAAAQLVKPVTLELGGKSPIVVFEDVDLDKAAEWTAFGCFWTNGQICSATSRLIVHESIAAAFLEKLVKWCENIKVSNPLEEGCRLGPVVSAGQYEKVLKCISIAKEEGATILYGGSRPQHLKKGYFVLPTIITDVKTSMHIWREEVFGPVLCVKTFATEEEAIELANDTQYGLGSAVLSKDLERCERLTKAIQSGIVWVNCSQPCFSQAPWGGRKRSGFGRELGEWGLDNYLNVKQVTQYISDEPWGWYKSPSKL